In Mycolicibacterium alvei, a single window of DNA contains:
- a CDS encoding MlaD family protein: MSGTRVWRLRVLPGAIATVVSVTLAGCAAPTLSDMPLPAPSVSADSYTLTAHFANALNLPGKAKVRLAGADIGEVVSMSAQDYTAVVTMRVRSGVRLPKGSVAELRTATPLGDVFVAIKPPSQPEAEFLADGDTIELRSTASAATVEEVLSSAAVLVNGGVVRDMTKLVNSLGRAAGNNGDVFGDLIDQSATLMGTLGDRSEQIQDSLETTTRLVDTLNSRQNTIDDLLESTAPALAAVDAGQLADTVDVAGDIATHLAKFPSLQGTDTRSTIADLSAVSRALNDVVLSPDTSLAAVNRLLPMLIRATSGTSIAVDVNIAKLALGNWPDIGYLGDPNFHGPKRADWQYLVGSLKYVLYRLQERVVGQKP; the protein is encoded by the coding sequence ATGAGCGGCACCAGAGTTTGGCGGCTTAGGGTGTTGCCGGGCGCGATCGCCACGGTCGTTTCCGTGACGTTGGCCGGTTGCGCGGCACCGACTCTCAGTGACATGCCGCTGCCGGCGCCGTCCGTGTCGGCTGATTCGTACACCCTCACCGCGCATTTCGCCAACGCGCTGAACCTTCCCGGGAAGGCGAAGGTGCGGCTGGCAGGCGCCGATATCGGCGAGGTGGTGTCGATGAGCGCCCAGGACTACACAGCGGTCGTCACGATGCGGGTGCGCAGCGGCGTGCGCTTACCCAAGGGTTCGGTGGCCGAGCTGCGCACCGCCACACCGCTGGGCGACGTATTCGTCGCGATCAAGCCACCATCACAGCCGGAAGCCGAGTTCCTCGCTGACGGCGACACCATCGAGCTGCGGTCGACAGCGTCAGCGGCCACCGTCGAAGAGGTACTCAGCTCCGCCGCCGTGCTGGTGAACGGAGGAGTGGTGCGAGACATGACCAAACTCGTCAACAGCCTCGGCAGAGCCGCCGGCAACAACGGCGACGTCTTCGGTGACCTCATCGATCAGTCAGCCACGCTGATGGGCACCCTCGGCGACCGATCCGAGCAGATCCAGGACTCCCTGGAGACCACCACCCGTCTGGTCGACACACTCAACAGCCGCCAGAACACCATCGACGATCTGCTCGAATCGACCGCACCCGCACTCGCGGCGGTCGACGCCGGCCAACTTGCCGACACGGTCGACGTCGCCGGGGACATCGCGACGCACCTGGCGAAGTTTCCGTCGCTGCAGGGCACCGACACCCGTAGCACCATCGCCGACCTCAGCGCCGTCTCGCGTGCTCTCAACGACGTCGTGCTGAGCCCCGACACCAGTCTGGCGGCCGTGAACCGGCTCCTGCCGATGCTCATCCGCGCGACCTCCGGCACATCCATCGCCGTCGATGTCAACATCGCCAAGCTCGCCCTCGGCAATTGGCCTGACATCGGCTACCTGGGCGACCCGAACTTTCACGGACCCAAACGGGCCGACTGGCAATACCTGGTGGGAAGCCTCAAGTATGTGCTGTACCGGTTGCAGGAACGTGTCGTCGGGCAGAAGCCATGA
- a CDS encoding MlaD family protein — protein MIDRGTRLLRVATASVRRARTAVSALSLIAILIGGLTYLTFGALGVDPTRPGIRVRVPLAESGGLLPNQDVTLRGVPVGRVEAVELDDAGVTAVALIDGRTRIPVDTAVRVSGLSPAGEQYLDFRPQTSGGPFLADGSVIEPGRAEIPVTLAQTLANADGALAQLDPQKLATIRRELGVSPQGPEKLGAIFDGGTFLLSTLDGVLPQTVSLVRNSRISFSTIADVNPGLEATADHLGSVLNGIRGMDGGFRQLVAQGPQTLNAVDTLFQNNSETMVELLGSLTTVARLSYVRVPALNALFPEISVRGSVLENIATIFHDGAIWALADIYPRYTCDYPVPRGVPSAADYPEPLQYTYCDNKDPSVLVRGARNAPRPAGDDTAGPPPDAAPDKTTDPTPPGKWTVPTPYGGPRWPLPIPGEAAPSPAPDNATTGEAGR, from the coding sequence ATGATCGACCGAGGCACCCGACTTCTCCGCGTCGCCACCGCGTCGGTCAGGCGGGCCCGTACCGCTGTGTCTGCGCTGTCGCTGATCGCGATCCTCATCGGCGGCCTGACATACCTGACGTTCGGGGCCCTCGGGGTCGACCCAACCCGACCGGGCATCAGGGTGCGGGTGCCGTTGGCCGAGTCCGGCGGCCTGCTACCCAATCAGGACGTCACACTGCGTGGCGTACCGGTCGGGCGCGTCGAGGCGGTCGAGCTCGACGATGCCGGTGTCACCGCGGTCGCGCTGATCGACGGGAGAACCAGGATCCCGGTCGACACGGCGGTGCGGGTGTCGGGGCTGTCGCCGGCGGGTGAGCAGTACCTCGACTTCCGCCCGCAGACCAGCGGAGGCCCGTTCCTCGCTGACGGCAGCGTGATCGAACCTGGTCGCGCGGAGATCCCAGTCACTCTCGCCCAGACCCTGGCCAACGCGGATGGTGCACTGGCACAGCTAGATCCACAGAAGCTCGCCACCATCCGTAGGGAACTGGGGGTCAGCCCGCAGGGGCCGGAGAAGCTCGGTGCGATCTTCGACGGCGGAACGTTTCTGCTCTCCACCCTCGATGGGGTGCTCCCGCAGACCGTCAGCCTCGTCAGGAACAGTCGCATCTCGTTCTCGACGATCGCCGACGTCAATCCCGGACTGGAGGCCACCGCGGACCACCTGGGCAGTGTATTGAACGGAATACGTGGAATGGACGGCGGATTCCGGCAGTTGGTGGCGCAGGGCCCGCAGACCCTCAACGCGGTGGACACCCTCTTCCAGAACAACTCGGAAACCATGGTCGAACTGCTGGGCAGCCTGACTACGGTCGCTCGGCTGTCCTACGTACGCGTACCGGCCCTTAACGCCCTGTTCCCCGAAATCTCTGTCCGCGGCTCCGTACTGGAGAACATCGCCACGATATTTCACGACGGCGCAATCTGGGCGCTCGCCGACATCTACCCCCGCTACACCTGTGACTATCCGGTGCCACGCGGTGTGCCGTCCGCAGCCGACTATCCGGAACCGCTGCAATACACCTACTGCGACAACAAGGATCCGTCAGTGCTGGTCCGGGGTGCCCGCAACGCGCCGCGGCCCGCCGGTGACGACACCGCCGGACCCCCGCCGGATGCCGCACCCGACAAGACCACCGACCCCACTCCGCCGGGCAAGTGGACGGTGCCGACACCGTACGGCGGCCCGCGCTGGCCGCTGCCCATACCGGGCGAGGCCGCGCCGTCGCCCGCGCCCGACAACGCCACGACCGGTGAAGCCGGCCGATAG
- a CDS encoding Mce protein, which produces MGSIDNAVQPDIDTAVAGGEGAHSAGGHEPGQADDSQEPDRSAGGDQPDPDVSPPPDHDGPTVGRRRRPRMRWVAGIAMAALVAGAGYEGWLLYQQHDRNVAAQQALEAARNYAVTLTSIDTNAIDENFASVLDGATGEFKAMYAQSSGQLRQLLIDNEATAHGTVIDAAVRSTDDDRVEVLLFVDQSVSNLVVPEPRIDRSRIRMTMQKVGGEWLASKVELP; this is translated from the coding sequence ATGGGATCCATCGACAATGCGGTTCAGCCCGATATCGACACTGCGGTCGCCGGAGGCGAAGGCGCACACTCCGCGGGTGGGCACGAGCCAGGCCAAGCCGACGATTCGCAAGAGCCGGATCGCTCGGCCGGCGGCGACCAGCCCGACCCTGATGTGTCGCCGCCGCCGGACCACGACGGACCAACCGTCGGTCGGCGTCGCCGCCCCAGAATGCGCTGGGTCGCCGGTATCGCCATGGCCGCGCTGGTGGCGGGGGCAGGGTACGAAGGCTGGCTGCTTTATCAACAGCACGACAGGAATGTCGCCGCTCAACAGGCGCTCGAAGCCGCGAGGAACTACGCCGTGACACTCACCAGCATCGACACCAACGCCATCGACGAGAACTTCGCGAGTGTGCTCGACGGGGCGACCGGCGAGTTCAAGGCCATGTATGCCCAGTCGAGCGGCCAGCTACGTCAGCTCCTGATCGACAACGAGGCCACAGCGCACGGCACTGTCATCGACGCAGCAGTGCGATCCACCGACGACGACCGCGTCGAAGTTCTGTTGTTCGTCGATCAGTCCGTGTCGAATCTCGTGGTGCCCGAGCCGCGTATCGACCGCAGCCGCATCAGAATGACCATGCAGAAGGTCGGTGGCGAGTGGCTCGCCAGCAAGGTGGAGTTGCCGTGA
- a CDS encoding carboxymuconolactone decarboxylase family protein, whose protein sequence is MDPAFREEVMLTVARTNGCRYCSFVHQEWAIRAGVSDEEIAQLEGTDPAHFDRARWSALVYARSLAESNFQSVPAEVLADVGKHHSRGEQRNVEAVALVMHIVNRSANTMDALASRLRGVPASESIPAEIAITAALFAVGPVIVPVLSLILRKSPLRLLREFRAFTAGDPTRNGQAA, encoded by the coding sequence ATGGACCCCGCGTTTCGCGAGGAGGTCATGCTGACGGTCGCCCGCACCAATGGTTGCCGGTACTGCAGCTTCGTCCATCAAGAATGGGCCATCAGGGCCGGAGTCTCCGACGAGGAGATCGCACAGCTGGAGGGCACCGATCCTGCGCATTTCGACCGCGCGCGGTGGAGCGCCCTGGTGTATGCGAGGTCGCTTGCGGAGAGCAACTTTCAGAGCGTGCCAGCTGAGGTGCTCGCGGATGTGGGGAAGCACCACTCCCGTGGAGAGCAGCGCAACGTCGAGGCGGTGGCCCTGGTCATGCACATCGTCAATCGATCGGCAAACACGATGGACGCTCTCGCGTCGCGACTACGCGGGGTGCCCGCCTCGGAATCGATTCCCGCCGAGATCGCGATCACTGCAGCGCTTTTTGCAGTCGGGCCAGTCATCGTGCCCGTACTCAGCCTGATCCTGCGTAAGTCACCGCTACGGCTGCTGAGAGAGTTCCGGGCATTCACCGCCGGCGATCCGACGCGCAACGGTCAGGCCGCGTGA
- a CDS encoding TetR/AcrR family transcriptional regulator, with the protein MKPAPLSSVEVGMGSRMPTKPEQEDVVIAEKNRAAEARTRILMSAARRFRSQGYVATTVREVADDAGMLLGSLQYRYAKKEVLLVAVMESAVERTTQAIRQAIADKHDVADRMRAAMTAYLDTLWCGDDALYVLLYDWRALKGGDRERAAQLHERLFALFDGLFYEAAGAGYISADIDIPTLRALWLGALNWTADHPPAKTAGEVSELLWTVLTEGASRRRIRAD; encoded by the coding sequence TTGAAACCCGCTCCACTGTCCTCGGTCGAGGTCGGGATGGGAAGTAGGATGCCGACCAAGCCTGAGCAGGAGGACGTCGTCATCGCCGAGAAGAACCGCGCCGCGGAAGCGCGCACACGAATCCTGATGAGTGCCGCCCGTAGATTCCGGTCGCAGGGATACGTCGCCACGACGGTTCGAGAGGTCGCCGACGACGCCGGAATGCTGTTGGGAAGTCTGCAATACCGGTATGCCAAGAAGGAAGTGCTGCTGGTTGCCGTCATGGAGAGCGCCGTCGAGCGCACTACCCAGGCCATCCGGCAGGCGATCGCCGACAAACACGATGTCGCCGACCGGATGCGCGCGGCGATGACGGCCTATCTGGACACCCTGTGGTGCGGAGACGACGCCCTCTACGTCCTGCTCTACGACTGGCGCGCACTGAAAGGCGGAGACCGAGAACGCGCCGCGCAGCTACACGAAAGGTTGTTCGCGCTCTTCGACGGCTTGTTCTACGAAGCGGCCGGCGCCGGCTACATCTCCGCCGACATCGACATTCCCACGCTGCGGGCGCTATGGCTGGGCGCGTTGAACTGGACTGCAGACCACCCGCCGGCCAAGACGGCAGGAGAGGTTAGTGAGTTGTTATGGACCGTTCTCACCGAAGGCGCTTCGCGGCGTCGGATCCGGGCGGACTGA